Proteins co-encoded in one Brassica oleracea var. oleracea cultivar TO1000 chromosome C4, BOL, whole genome shotgun sequence genomic window:
- the LOC106341154 gene encoding lactosylceramide 4-alpha-galactosyltransferase, which translates to MEKDNSNKKSLSEQLKHTNSPMFSTAIFAFIMLLVVVGTILSNMSLESTFFWTSPTSEVITMERKPLAPPKNSTSRYRMAWLRSHLEEFEAFKSTNLSEKFHQRVLESLNDECEVRFFMTWFSPADYFGKREFLAVESVFKSHPQGCLMIVSGSMDSPQGSTILKPISDLGYKVFAATPDVSSLLENTPAKTWFQEMKSCKRDPGRIPLSQNLSNLARLAILYKYGGVYLDTDFIVTRSFKGLKNSIGAQTVVEGDSKNWTRLNNAVLVFEKEHPLVYSFMEEFATTFDGNRWGHNGPYLVTRVVQRVEETIGNSFTVLPPVAFYPFNWIDIQRLFQTPRSRNETTLLKADLIKLNRISYGLHLWNKITKKLKIEKGSAIDISISDHCVVCKGIQR; encoded by the coding sequence ATGGAGAAGGATAACAGCAACAAGAAGAGTCTCTCTGAACAACTCAAGCACACGAATTCCCCGATGTTCTCTACCGCCATTTTCGCCTTCATAATGCTGCTTGTTGTGGTGGGAACAATACTCTCAAACATGTCATTAGAGTCAACTTTCTTCTGGACTTCACCAACTTCTGAGGTGATCACAATGGAGAGGAAGCCATTGGCTCCTCCTAAGAACAGTACAAGCAGATACAGGATGGCTTGGCTTCGTTCTCATCTCGAAGAATTTGAGGCTTTCAAGTCAACTAACCTTTCAGAGAAGTTTCACCAAAGGGTTCTTGAGTCTTTAAATGATGAATGTGAGGTTAGATTCTTCATGACATGGTTTTCACCAGCAGATTATTTCGGCAAGAGAGAGTTTCTAGCTGTAGAAAGCGTCTTTAAATCTCATCCTCAAGGCTGCTTGATGATCGTTTCAGGATCCATGGACTCTCCACAAGGAAGTACCATCCTTAAACCAATAAGTGATCTTGGTTACAAGGTGTTTGCAGCCACACCAGACGTTTCATCCCTTCTTGAGAACACACCGGCCAAAACTTGGTTTCAAGAAATGAAAAGCTGCAAAAGAGATCCAGGGAGGATACCGTTATCTCAGAACCTTTCAAACCTCGCAAGGCTAGCGATTCTTTACAAGTACGGAGGTGTGTACCTAGACACAGACTTCATTGTCACCAGAAGCTTCAAAGGGCTGAAGAACTCAATAGGAGCGCAAACAGTGGTGGAAGGAGATTCCAAAAACTGGACAAGGCTGAACAATGCGGTTCTTGTCTTTGAGAAAGAACACCCTCTTGTTTACAGCTTCATGGAGGAGTTTGCTACCACTTTTGATGGGAACAGATGGGGACACAATGGTCCTTACTTGGTAACAAGAGTAGTGCAGAGAGTAGAAGAGACGATAGGGAACAGTTTCACAGTATTGCCACCAGTAGCGTTCTATCCATTTAATTGGATAGACATTCAAAGACTGTTTCAGACGCCAAGGAGCAGGAATGAGACTACATTACTCAAAGCTGATCTGATCAAGCTGAACAGAATAAGCTATGGGCTGCATCTGTGGAACAAGATCACCAAAAAGCTTAAGATAGAAAAAGGCAGTGCCATTGACATCAGTATTTCAGACCATTGTGTTGTTTGCAAAGGAATCCAAAGATGA
- the LOC106339613 gene encoding 30S ribosomal protein S31, chloroplastic has protein sequence MASLLIGAPPRVTVASSSRLSSSHSETVGVSLPCFTQQLSLSASSSSSSIPLVYCGRGDRKTARGKRFNHSFGNARPRNKDKGRGPQRVPVPPAPPRKDKFENDEKIKIDIDESLFSN, from the exons ATGGCGTCGCTGCTAATCGGAGCTCCTCCGCGAGTCACCGTCGCATCATCTTCGAGGCTATCATCATCTCACTCGGAAACCGTCGGCGTCTCTCTCCCTTGCTTCACTCAGCAGCTGTCTCTCTCCGCTTCGTCATCATCCAGCTCAATTCCACTTG TGTACTGTGGCCGAGGCGACCGCAAAACAGCGAGAGGAAAGCGTTTCAATCACTCCTTCGGGAAT GCGAGGCCACGGAACAAGGATAAAGGAAGAGGGCCGCAGAGAGTACCAGTCCCTCCTGCACCACCGAGGAAGGATAAGTTTGAGAACGACGAGAAGATCAAAATCGACATCGACGAGTCCCTCTTCTCCAACTAG
- the LOC106339586 gene encoding N-alpha-acetyltransferase MAK3: MGDKEEFDEGEIEYTSYAGEHHLPLIMSLVDQELSEPYSIFTYRYFVYLWPQLCFLAFHKGKCIGTVVCKMGEHRQSYRGYIAMLVVIKPYRGRGLATELVTRSIKVMMESGCEEVTLEAEVSNKGALALYGRLGFIKAKRLHHYYLNGMDAFRLKLLFPRPHVPQMVSEEQTKPEHEIFPRPRH, translated from the exons ATGGGAGATAAAGAGGAGTTCGATGAGGGTGAGATTGAGTACACTAGCTACGCAGGCGAGCATCACTTGCCTTTGATTATGTCTCTCGTGGATCAAGAACTCAGCGAGCCTTACTCCATCTTCACTTATCGCTACTTCGTCTACCTCTGGCCTCAGCTCTGCTTCCTG GCCTTTCACAAAGGTAAATGCATAGGAACCGTAGTGTGTAAGATGGGGGAGCATAGGCAGAGTTACAGAGGGTACATCGCCATGTTGGTTGTCATCAAACCGTATCGTGGTCGAGGCTTAG CCACAGAGCTTGTAACAAGATCAATAAAAGTGATGATGGAATCAGGCTGTGAAGAG GTAACATTGGAGGCAGAAGTGTCAAACAAAGGAGCGCTGGCTCTATATGGGAGACTCGGGTTCATAAAAGCCAAACGGCTACACCACTATTACTTGAATGGGATGGATGCTTTTCGGCTTAAGCTTTTGTTCCCAAGGCCTCATGTTCCTCAAATGGTTTCCGAGGAACAAACCAAGCCGGAGCATGAGATTTTCCCAAGGCCTCGTCACTGA
- the LOC106342371 gene encoding auxin transporter protein 1-like: MSAGVSHGEEAIVSSGNDNEGEQITGNHTGKTDEYDPSSGSALSNFLWHGGSVWDAWFSCASNQVAQVLLTLPYSFSQLGMLSGIVLQIFYGLLGSWTAYLISVLYVEYRARKEKEGKSFKNHVIQWFEVLDGLLGSYWKAIGLAFNCTFLLFGSVIQLIACASNIYYINDHLDKRTWTYIFGACCATTVFIPSFHNYRIWSFLGLGMTTYTAWYLAIASIIHGQTEGVKHTGPTKLVLYFTGATNILYTFGGHAVTVEIMHAMWKPQKFKYIYLMATLYVFTLTIPSASAVYWAFGDALLDHSNAFSLLPKNRWRDAAVILMLIHQFITFGFACTPLYFVWEKVIGMHDTKSICLRALARLPVVIPIWFLAIIFPFFGPINSAVGALLVSFTVYIIPSLAHMLTYRSASARQNAAEKPPFFLPSWTAMYVLNAFVVIWVLIVGFGFGGWASVTNFVRQVDTFGLFAKCYQCKSPVPAAAAAHAPVAALHHRL, translated from the exons ATGTCGGCGGGAGTGAGTCATGGTGAAGAGGCGATAGTCTCAAGCGGAAATGACAACGAAGGAGAACAGATCACCGGCAACCACACCGGAAAAACCGACGAGTACGACCCCTCTAGCGGTTCTGCACTAAGCAACTTCCTCTGGCACGGTGGCTCGGTCTGGGACGCTTGGTTCAGCTGCGCATCTAACCAG GTGGCCCAAGTGCTTCTGACGTTGCCTTACTCGTTCAGTCAACTAGGGATGTTGTCAGGAATAGTGTTACAGATCTTCTATGGTTTACTCGGAAGCTGGACTGCTTATCTCATCAGTGTTCTCTACGTTGAGTACCGAGCTCGTAAAGAGAAAGAAGGCAAAAGCTTCAAAAACCACGTTATTCAG TGGTTCGAAGTACTTGATGGACTACTCGGTTCATACTGGAAAGCAATAGGACTCGCATTTAATTGCACTTTCCTCTTGTTTGGATCTGTAATCCAACTCATTGCTTGTGCCAG TAACATTTATTACATAAACGATCACTTGGACAAGAGAACATGGACTTATATATTCGGCGCGTGCTGTGCAACCACTGTGTTTATACCATCGTTCCATAACTACCGTATCTGGTCATTCCTCGGCTTGGGTATGACCACTTACACCGCCTGGTACTTAGCCATCGCCTCCATTATCCACGGCCAG ACGGAAGGTGTGAAGCACACAGGTCCGACGAAGCTAGTGCTTTATTTTACCGGAGCTACCAATATCTTGTATACCTTTGGTGGTCACGCGGTTACTGT TGAGATCATGCATGCAATGTGGAAACCACAAAAGTTTAAGTACATTTACTTGATGGCGACGTTATACGTTTTCACACTGACGATTCCGTCAGCTTCCGCCGTTTACTGGGCCTTCGGAGACGCACTTCTCGACCACTCCAACGCGTTCTCTCTTCTCCCCAAGAACCGATGGCGTGACGCTGCCGTTATCCTCATGCTCATTCACCAG TTTATAACGTTCGGATTTGCTTGTACCCCGCTCTACTTTGTGTGGGAGAAAGTGATAGGGATGCATGACACAAAGAGCATTTGCTTGAGGGCTTTAGCTAGATTGCCTGTGGTTATACCGATATGGTTCCTAGCTATTATCTTTCCGTTCTTCGGTCCAATCAATTCAGCTGTGGGTGCTCTTCTGGTTAGCTTCACCGTGTATATCATCCCCTCCCTCGCTCACATGCTCACTTACCGATCTGCCTCCGCTCGTCAG AATGCGGCGGAGAAGCCACCGTTCTTCTTACCTAGCTGGACGGCGATGTACGTGTTAAACGCTTTCGTGGTGATATGGGTTCTAATAGTTGGTTTCGGGTTCGGTGGATGGGCTAGTGTAACCAACTTTGTTCGTCAAGTCGACACTTTTGGTCTCTTTGCTAAGTGTTACCAATGTAAATCACCGGTTCCAGCTGCAGCAGCTGCGCACGCTCCGGTCGCCGCTTTACACCACCGCCTTTGA
- the LOC106342791 gene encoding vacuolar cation/proton exchanger 1-like, translating into MAGIVEQWSAAENGNANMTAKGSSRELRHGGRTAHNMSSSSLRKKSDIRVIQKVPYKGLKDFLSNLQEVILGTKLAILFPAIPAAIIGTYCGFSQPWIFGLSMLGLTPLAERVSFLTEQLAFYTGPTLGGLLNATCGNATELIIAILALTNNKVAVVKYSLLGSILSNLLLVLGTSLFCGGIANLRREQRFDRKQADVNFFLLLMGLLCHLLPMLFGYVANGETPAGLIADMSLNLSRASSIVMLIAYIAYLVFQLWTHRQLFDAQDEDDEYDDNVAEEETAVISFWSGFAWLVGMTLVIALLSEYVVATIENASESWGLSVSFISIILLPIVGNAAEHAGAIIFAFKNKLDISLGVALGSATQIGLFVVPLTVIVAWILGINMDLNFNLLETGSLALSIIITAFTLQDGTSHYMKGLVLLLCYIIIAICFFVDKLPQKQPNAIHLGHQPMNNVAAAMGEGVFSS; encoded by the exons ATGGCGGGGATCGTTGAACAGTGGTCAGCGGCGGAGAATGGGAACGCAAACATGACAGCGAAAGGATCGAGCAGAGAGCTGAGACATGGAGGAAGAACAGCTCACAACATGTCTTCTTCTTCGTTGAGGAAGAAGTCTGACATAAGAGTGATCCAAAAGGTTCCATACAAAGGTCTTAAAGATTTTCTCTCTAACCTTCAAGAAGTCATTCTCGGCACGAAGCTGGCTATTCTTTTTCCGGCCATACCTGCCGCAATTATTGGCACATATTGCGGCTTCAGTCAG CCGTGGATATTTGGACTGAGCATGTTAGGACTCACACCTTTGGCTGAGCGAGTCAGCTTTCTAACAGA GCAGCTAGCTTTCTACACCGGTCCTACAT TGGGTGGCTTATTGAACGCAACTTGTGGAAACGCTACCGAGTTGATAATCGCGATTCTTGCATTGACCAACAACAAAGTCGCAGTGGTGAAATACTCGCTGCTAGGTTCCATTTTGTCGAACCTTCTATTGGTTCTTGGGACTTCGCTCTTCTGTGGTGGAATTGCTAATCTCCGAAGGGAGCAACGGTTCGACCGG AAACAAGCCGATGTGAACTTCTTCTTACTCCTAATGGGACTGTTGTGTCACTTGCTGCCAATGTTGTTCGGATACGTTGCAAACGGAGAGACTCCGGCTGGTTTGATTGCAGACATGTCACTGAATCTGTCACGAGCCAGCAGTATTGTTATGTTGATCGCTTACATCGCATATCTCGTTTTCCAGCTTTGGACTCACCGCCAATTGTTTGACGCACAAGATGAG GATGACGAGTATGATGACAATGTCGCTGAGGAAGAGACCGCAGTGATTAGCTTTTGGAGTGGATTTGCATGGTTGGTTGGGATGACACTAGTCATCGCATTGCTATCGGAGTATGTTGTGGCCACCATTGAG AACGCATCTGAATCATGGGGCCTGTCAGTGAGTTTCATAAGTATTATATTGCTTCCTATTGTTGGAAACGCTGCTGAACATGCTGGAGCCATCATTTTCGCTTTCAAGAACAAGCTT GACATATCTTTGGGAGTTGCGTTAGGATCTGCAACTCAGATTGGTTTATTCGTCGTCCCATTGACCGTTATCGTAGCATGGATTCTAGGAATTAATATGGATCTCAATTTCAATCTTCTTGAAACCGGTTCTCTTGCTCTTTCCATTATCATCACAGCCTTCACATTACAG GATGGGACTTCTCACTACATGAAGGGATTGGTTCTCTTGCTTTGTTATATCATCATTGCCATTTGTTTCTTTGTTGACAAACTTCCTCAGA AACAACCAAATGCTATTCACTTGGGACATCAACCGATGAACAATGTTGCCGCTGCAATGGGCGAAGGCGTTTTCTCATCTTAA
- the LOC106339612 gene encoding uncharacterized protein At4g19900 — protein MLVIFAVFALLNLLYMESPTCTLSDDKPPFKPNVPLPGTTVPMSTSSSSVSVVVSDQQEKEEIDPLLPPPKATKSERISWFRRNLPELEILKSTTKSKRFHGRVLELYNNNCSAQFFMVWLSPAKSFGPREMLAVDTLFTTNPAGACLVILSNSLDSPRGYTILKLFLDQGFNLVAVTLDIPFLVKNTPAEAWLKKLKSGKMDPGSIPLFMHLSDLTRLAVLYKYGGVYLDTDIIFLNSVTGLRNAIGAQSLDPETKRWTRLNNAVMVFDIYHPLMHEFLQEYSTTFDGNRWGYNSPYLVSRVITRLGHKPEYNLTIFPPNGFYPVNWLKIPRLFKKPTTTGEVKWVEKTVQDMTKGSYMIHLWNKVTRKMKIEEGSVMHKLISTHCTVCGNITDYHT, from the coding sequence ATGTTGGTTATCTTTGCGGTTTTTGCTTTATTAAATCTCCTCTACATGGAATCTCCAACATGTACTCTCTCTGACGATAAACCACCGTTCAAACCAAACGTTCCTCTACCCGGAACCACTGTCCCTATGAGTACTAGTAGTAGCAGTGTCTCTGTTGTGGTCTCAGATCAGCAAGAAAAAGAGGAGATAGATCCGTTGTTACCTCCTCCCAAAGCTACCAAGAGCGAGAGAATCAGCTGGTTCAGGAGAAACCTGCCTGAGCTGGAGATACTTAAGTCAACAACCAAGAGCAAGAGGTTCCACGGAAGAGTTTTAGAGCTGTACAACAACAACTGCTCAGCTCAGTTCTTTATGGTTTGGCTATCTCCAGCAAAGTCCTTTGGGCCAAGAGAGATGTTAGCTGTTGATACCCTATTCACCACAAACCCTGCTGGTGCTTGCTTGGTGATATTATCCAACTCCTTAGACTCACCAAGAGGATACACCATCCTTAAGCTCTTCCTTGACCAAGGCTTCAACCTCGTTGCTGTGACTTTAGACATCCCGTTCTTAGTCAAGAACACTCCAGCAGAAGCTTGGTTGAAAAAGCTAAAGAGTGGTAAGATGGATCCTGGCTCCATCCCTCTGTTCATGCACCTCTCTGACTTAACGAGACTCGCCGTGCTCTACAAATACGGAGGAGTCTATCTAGACACAGACATCATCTTCCTCAACTCCGTGACTGGGCTGAGAAACGCAATAGGTGCACAGAGTTTGGATCCAGAAACTAAACGATGGACAAGACTAAACAACGCGGTGATGGTCTTTGACATCTACCATCCCCTCATGCATGAGTTCTTGCAAGAATACTCCACAACTTTTGATGGGAACAGATGGGGATACAACAGTCCTTACCTAGTCTCTAGAGTTATCACTAGGTTAGGACACAAACCTGAGTACAACCTAACAATCTTCCCACCGAATGGTTTCTATCCAGTGAACTGGCTTAAGATCCCAAGGCTGTTCAAGAAACCCACAACGACAGGAGAAGTAAAATGGGTAGAGAAGACGGTACAGGACATGACAAAAGGAAGTTACATGATACATCTGTGGAATAAGGTTACAAGGAAGATGAAGATTGAAGAAGGAAGCGTCATGCATAAACTCATCTCCACACACTGCACAGTCTGTGGAAACATTACAGACTATCACACTTGA